The following are encoded together in the Periplaneta americana isolate PAMFEO1 chromosome 5, P.americana_PAMFEO1_priV1, whole genome shotgun sequence genome:
- the LOC138699519 gene encoding uncharacterized protein produces MNSTIPTLNTEPPRERQDPVTFTSNIVTGFSILAFFIIMICVLKCGRQRRPKIRENESTLKDLVQHTERPYVIKTAEPPCSIYALPAKHNDAPPPYDSVVNNPN; encoded by the exons ATGAATTCGACGATTCCAACCCTCAACACTGAGCCGCCGAGAGAGCGGCAGGACCCGGTAACATTCACAAGCAACATCGTCACAGGCTTCAGCATCCTCGCCTTCTTCATTATTATGATATGTGTTCTCAAGT GTGGGAGGCAAAGAAGGCCGAAGATTAGAGAGAACGAGTCAACACTGAAAGACCTCGTGCAGCATACTGAGCGTCCCTACGTCATCAAAACCGCAGAACCGCCCTGCAGTATCTATGCACTTCCAG CAAAACACAACGACGCACCGCCCCCTTACGACAGCGTTGTCAACAATCCCAACTGA